In Mycosarcoma maydis chromosome 20, whole genome shotgun sequence, the genomic stretch AAATTCCCCGCGATGCTGGAACAGCATCCGCTGCTactgcagctgcgcctTCCACCAAACCCGCTACTGGGGCATCATCTTCCAAGCTGACAGCTACGCCCAACTCAGGTGCTGATGCCAATCCCAACACCGCAGCAGGTATATCAACACCAAAACTAGGCGAGCCAAGTCCAACTCAGAAAGCTGCTGGTTCAACATCCAAAGCTGCACCAGCTGACTGGGAACTCAACGTTACCTCTGACCGTGTTGTCTACTCACGAACCCAGCTCGCTGAGCTCCTCGAAATGATCCGCGAGGGTAATCGTGCCACTGGCGGTCTTCACGAAGTTGGCCGGTTCTTTGGCATTGTCGGCTTCATCCGGTTCACAAGCACCTACTACATGGTGCTGATCAGTCGTCGCAGCGTAGTCGCCCTCATTGGCGGCCATTACATATACCACTGTGACGAGACGGTCATCCTACCAGTCTGTCATGCATCTgtgctcgcctcgctccCAGGTCGAACAAAGCTAGTAGAGCAAGAGGAGGCACGCctgctccacctcttcAAGCAGGTCGATCTCAGCAAAAACTTTTATTTTAGCTACACTTACGACTTGACCAAGACACTCCAAGACAATCTCACCTCGTCTCCTGGCGATCCTCTGGAACAAGCCAGCTCCGTTTCTCCTTCCAATAAACCTCTTACAGCGTGGGGATACAATGAAAAGTTCATCTGGAACCACTACCTGCTACTCCCAGCTTTTGCCGCCTCGGAGCACCTACAACCCCACGAGGATCCACGAAACGAGTGGGTGCTTCCACTCGTCTACGGATTTGTCGATCAAGCCAAACTCAGCGTACTCAACCGAACCATCTACACGACCTTGATCGCCCGAAGATCGCGGCATTTCGCCGGTGCGCGCTTTCTCAAGCGAGGCATCAACGAACGAGGTCACGTAGCTAACGACGTTGAGACAGAGCAAATTGTCAGTGAGGCACTCACCACTCCCTTTTTTGCTCCCGGCCGCAAGCGATTCGAGCCAAGAGACAGACATCCTCCTCCTAAATCAAGTGCTGTGCGAGCCGGCCCCGACCTGATCAGAGCAAGTCGATTGCGAGAGAAGCCGATCTCCCCGCCTGCGTTCCCCGTGGTTGCCAGCACACATGGAAGGAAGAACTCTAAGCGATGTATACAGCACAATGCAGaaggcgacgacgaggtcgacgacgacgagtgtTTTGATTACCTCCCGCTGGACGCTTCGCCTCGCTACACGTCATATGTTATGATGAGAGGTAGTATTCCTGTCTATTGGACTCAAGACTCGACCAACATGTCACCTCGTCCTCCGATCGAAATTTCGCTCGTAGATCCCTACTactcggctgcagcgctccatttcgacgagctcttccaccgCTACGGCACTCCTGTTATCGTCCTCAACTTGATCAAAAGCAAagagaagcaagagcgCGAGGGCAAACTCCTGCGAGCTTTTACAGAATGCATCAGCTACCTCAACCAGTTCTTGCCGTCTGACAAGAAGATCCGCTACATTGCATGGGACATGAGTCGAGCCAGTAAAGATCACGGCCAAGACGTCATTGGTATTCTCGAAGATATTGCTCAGGAAACTCTCGATACCACTCACTTCTTCCACTCTGGTCCCGAACCTGGCGCCGTGCGGTCCCAAGTGAGTGCCCAAAGCAATCTCCCAGCTCGAAGAGAGACTGTCCTGCTGCAAGAAGGTGTCGCGAGGGTCAATTGCGTCGACTGCCTGGACAGGACCAACGCGGCCCAGTTCATCATTGGTAAAGCAGCTTTCGGTCGCCAACTACATGCTCTTGGGCTGTTGGATGACCCCTCACTACCCTTTGACTCGGATGCAGTCAATATGCTTACTGAAATGTACCACGACCTCGGTGACACCATTGCCATGCAGTATGGAGGGTCTGCCCTGGCCCATACTACGGACACCTACAGGAAGATCAACCAATGGACTTCTCACTCGCGCGACGTACTTGAAAGTATGAAGCGGTACTACGCGAATTCGTtcgccgacgccgacaaGCAAGCTGCCATCAACTTATTCCTCGGCGTGGACCCTTCGGCTCCCGATTTCTCGCCGCATGTCTTCCCCGAGATCATCGTGATGCCCTCTGCAGGAACGGCACGCGGCGAGCACGACGCTCGCGGGGGTGGCGCGAAAGCAGTGCGCGCTGTGCCCTTCCGGCCGCATTATCAAAACTGGTTTGACCCTCTCCACCTCAAGCCGCGAGGATCAATCGAGGCGCGCCAGCGCAGGCTCAAGGAGGTCGCCAATGCCGATGCAGGCTTCTGGGCCGAGTACTATCGTCCGAGTCTCTTCACGGATCTCAACCGTCACCATGCGTTTAAGATGACAGCTGTACACCAGTACTCCGACTTGCACGGCGGAGTCTCTCACACTTCGGGTGGCTTGGGAATGCCACACAGTCAGTCTACCGGCGCCTTGAGCATGTATCCGACACAGATGGGTGGTACAGGAGACCTTTCCCGTCACACCCGCTCAGCTTCCAACTCGAGCTTATCTTCGGTAACGATCAACTCCGTGCAAGCCGAATTGATGGGTGCATATCCTAGCCCCTTCAAGCCGCGAGGCGGAGTCGCTGATTCTACAGCATATCGTCATCCAGCACGTCGGTCAATTGACGATGCTCACAGCTTTTCCACGCAATCGTCCGCGACCATGGTCAACGATCCTCGAAGTCCAATTTCGCCTCAGGACGGACAACTGGTCCCCGCCTTGCCGGCAAATTCGACGAGCACACTGCCGCCCTCCAAGGCTATCATCGGTGGGGTCAGACGCTGGATCTCGATCAACAGACCGGGAGGCTCGCCTCGTCTCGGGGGCATGGGACATCGCAAATCGAAGCGCTACAGCATCGCATCTTCCGTtggtggcgatgatgaAAATGGCGATCCTCGAAGAAATGACAGCGTAACATCCGATTGTAAAAGTGGTGTTCCTGGCGCTCACGCCTCTCTATCTTCGGCAAATGTCAATGGCGGCTTTGACCCGCACACGTTCAACTTTGCTGGCCGATGGCAGACTGTCAACCCGGTTGGTCCCGCGGTTGCTGGGTCCAACGTCGCGATTGAGGCTGCGCTGACCAAGGCGTGCAATCCACAGATctcggaagaggaagagtcTGAGTATGCTTTCTATACGACGCAGTTTCTGAACGAATATGCGCGGCCAAACGACAGCGATGACGTTGACGACATTGTCGATGCTACCGATCTTGCGCGCGGACATGCCAAACAAGCGAGGACCGTCAGAGCAGCGCTGACCGATCACCATCTGATCGACGAAAAGGACATTCAGATTTACGAAGAAGGCGTGGCTGTCAGCGATGGCAAGCCGGCAGCGGTGGAGCGATTCGTATGCTACTCTGTCATAGACCCTGTGTTGGTCACACATGCCAATACTGCCAGCCAACTCGCTTTCCCTATAGCGAATACCGCGTATCAGCCGATTCCGATGAGTGCAGCTGGCTCCACCAGCACTGCCACTGGCGCCATACCGGCGCAACCCGCGCCAGGAGCGTCGGGCCTGACGGCGTCTGAGGCAAAGATTCGTGCTTACAGCTCATGGCTGTCGTTAGGTCAAACAAAGCTGACCAGCTTCTGATGCCGACGTGCTGGGCATCGTGTCAAGAGAAACAGCAATCAAAAGCTGGAATGTGTAGACAAAGTCACAGTGGAGGGTGTGTGATGATGCTGTTTTGAGTGTGTAACGAATACAAAGATTGATAAAAATACAAAGTGGGGAGCACTGAGACTAGGGCTGGGATGTGCGCAGGGGTATGTGGTGGGAAGCTAGGACGAAGGGTCATTTGAACATGACTTGGATGGAAAAGGTCTTGCCGTCAGGGTCAAAGTAGCTCCAGGTTGAAGGCTCGGGTTTTGGCCTGGCGCCTGGAGCGGATGATGTGACAAGCCCTGTGTCTTTCCTGTCAATTTCGCGGCTTTGGAGCTTGAACGCTATCGTTTCGTATGGCTCGGCTGCTACGACGAGATACTGATAATTGCGATCTGGGGTTTCTATTTTTTGCTCAAAGGAGCCCATGAACCGATGCATTGGCATCACGCCTTGCTTGATCTCTGGCAATGAGATCTGAAACAGCAGACCCAGTCTTCCACCTTCGCCGCCTTCCAGCAGTGGCTCGCGCACTTTGCTGACCTTGTAACCTGGACGACCGATCTTGACAAACTGCTTTTTCGGTACAGattcagcagcagatgcagtGATGAGCTTGTTCGAGTCGTATGCATTTTCTTTGGCCTCCCtagctgctcgacgagcaaggtTCGTTTGATGTTTTTTGCCTTGTGTATGCGCGAGGTAGCTTCCTTCGTTTGTGTGCAGTGTCAAACAGAGTCTGCATTCGAGACCGCCGAGATGGTTTTTGAGAAGATACGGATCTTTGGCGAGATCAATCGTCTCGAGTGCAAGCTTTCGTAGACGGTCGCGACGGTCGACATTGCTCTCAGAAGCTCCGGCAATACCGCCACCTTTGTTGCCTCCTCTCGATGAAAAATCCATGTCGAGTTTTGTGACGACACTGCGATGCAAGCGGATGAGCGTCAAAGTCAGAAAGAGAAGAGTGAGAAAGGgacgagaatcacgaattctgagtcgtgagtgggtCGCGAGTGTGGAGCTGGAATCGtgtatcacgaatcgtgactTCTCCGATGTCCGGATTCTTCGACTAAAAgcaacaagcgtgaagcgtgaagcgcgAAGCAACCACGCACGTTCGATATTCATGTCAGTGTTACATCGGCTACCGAGGCAACGCTGATTTTCCAGCTTAGAGGAGACGATCACTCCACATCAAACCAACTCCTGCAACGCGTTCTCAGGCGCTGATGTTTGAGACCACGCAAGCTCAGTGGAAAGCCGCTTGAGCCACTCTCTTGGTTTCACGTTTTTGCTACCTACAGCACCAACATTAatcttcatcatcacaTCTATCACCACTTTCGCAAACACCTCTAAAAGGCATTACCACCATCCGCTAGAAAGCTTCACAACGCACTCCTCATCATGATCAACTTCCACCCAGGCCAGAGCTGGTCCTCCCAGCCAAACCAGGCATATGTCAACATGGGCACGCCTTCGTTCAGCACGGCAGCTgcttcatcctcttccgacCCAACATCACACACTTCGCAACCCATCGTCACGGGTACGTCAGTGCTCGGTATCAAGTACAAGGATGGAATCATGCTGGCCACCGACACACTTGCCTCGTACGGCTCGCTCGCCCGTTTCATGGACATCACTCGAATCTCGCAGTTCGGTCAAAACACGCTGATCGGCGCTAGCGGTGACATGAGCGACTGGCAGTACGTCCAGCAcatgctcaacaagctcatcaCATCCGAAGATGTCGCTGCCGATGGACACAACTTGACACCTACCCAGATCTACGCCTATCTGGCCCGAGTGATGTATCAACGAAGATCGAAGATCAACCCTCTGTGGAACTCGTTTGTTCTCGGAGGCGTTGACCCCAAGGATGGCACGCCATTCTTAGGCTATGTGGATTTGCTCGGCACTACTttcaccagcagcaccatcGCCACTGGATTCGGTCTGCACTTGGCCCAACCGCTATTGCGAAAGATGGTCGAGGGCAGGGAGGACACTTTGAcggaagcagaggcaaaGGAAATTCTGGAGAACTGCATGAAGGTGTTGTTCTACCGTGATGCGAGATCTTTGAACAGATTCCGTATTGCTAAGGTTACAAGGGATGGATGCGAGATCTCGGAGCCGTACAGCGTTCCCACCTCTTGGGGCTTTGCTGAAATGCTGCGCGGCTACGGTCCTCAGACTCAATAGAGTCGCAGAGCGCTAACTTCAATCGCACCCCATCAATTCACCATCTGTTCCGCTTGATGCACTGTACCAATATCTCTGCTTCCCCTCTATGGCACGTTTCTATGTTGTGTGCTTTTTCACCCAAGTCGTTCGAGcatcacagtcacagtgcTGAAGAGAGACTCAATTGGCTCGGCGCTGTGGCGCTCCCGCCTTCCAGCAATCGCCTGCGTTCTGCGGCAACCCATTCTGCGCACAGCAGTGCAAGTTGACATCCAGTTATCGATCAGACTGTCGCTTTATGGGGGGCGTCGGCTGCTAAAAAATTGAGCTTCCAATGGTAAACTGAGCAACTGACAGGTTCTATAGTTGTTGGGTCTCGATCTTTGAAGCGGCCTCACTTCCAGTTTGCCCTGTGATATCTCGAGGCGCAAGAGATGGCGCCACATTCAGCATGATCTTCGGCAGATCCGTCGTGGAAAAGTGATTCAGGTACCAGCATGTTCGTCGATCGATTCCAAGGTTCACAATCGTCGGATGCTCCGATCTGAACCTGCGCCAAAGATGTGCGACTATCAGAAAAGTTCAGATTGTAGCGATAGGTCTAACAAGGATCTGATCAACGCACGATGCACGACGCACTGGCGATGCACCTTTCTCTTTTATTCCCAGAACACAGTACGGGTGACGACAAGTTGGGATGGAAACAAGCAGACGATGTTCCTGCACATCGTTGTTCGTCATCGACATGCAACCTACTTCAAAGCTCAACACAACTTACAAACTTTGTTTTGAAGGAGAAGTCGAACAGCTCTCTGCGTCGTACAGTGACACACTGGGTAAGATCAACTAGACCAAGCTGTACTTACGCGCGATGCGCCCCAGGAGCGCACAgtggcaatcgtgaatcacgaatgttggcGAACATCGACACGAGCTCCAAGTAAACAGTCACTTGAAAATATTTCATGCCTTGGCGTCGGTGACTCGGAGGAGTTCCACATCAAGTTTTTACATCACCTTGCTTCTGAAACGGATCATAGGCGTGTAGATACGTGCCGTTATCGAATGGATGCTGTTTCACCTCCCGACCTCTTGACGCGGTCTTGCGGCGTAGATTTCGATATGAAAGCGGTCAAATGGGATCGGAACCCACCGAAATCTACAATCATAGACAAAGCATATCATCACGGTACGGAAAGTGCACGGCTCGGCGAAAGATTTTACCACGCTAGCTTGCGACCCACCAACCTGAAACCGTTGAGCTTTATTTGGCCGCGCGCGGCCGGGGGCTGTGCATGTCGAAGCAGAAACCCAACTCGCCAGATGTCAAACCTTGCTAGCTACTGCTGATGCGACAGGCGCTTCGCAGTACACAAATCTGACTGCTGTCCAGGTTAGCCACCGGTCTCAGGGCTCGCTTGCGCAACATGGGCCTGATCAGCTTCGTCCATGACACTTcgggcagcagcagacatACCTACTACCATAGACAAGATGAGCCCAACAGCAAAGGTAGCATTactcgagcttgcgaaCATATCATAGAGGAGCCTTCCTCCTGTCTTTCACATCGACCTCAATGCCCTCTATGGCCAGGACATGTCTGCGAGACGCGTGCCCGACATCATCGTGATCGAGGCGGAAAGACCGAATCAAATTTTGCCTTGTCGACACGCACTCGGAAGTTTCCCGACAGGTTTAGCTGGCGCCTTGATTATCACAGAAGATGCTCTAGGACTCCATGAGGACACTAAGGCCCTTCATTTCTCAGCCGAATGCACAACACTGTCGTTTGCATTTCAGCCTCGCTTCGGAGATCTAGCAGGCCTCAGGCAATGTGATCAGTCTGCCGTCAGGTGGGCGGAATGGAGACGGACGTCCCGTCTCATCAGTTCATGCTTCCAATTGACTGACACCATCCTGGAGTTGTCTACCTTTTGGCACCGTCACCCACCAGGTCATTTCCCTCTGTGTAGCTGCAAACGTAAACAGCGCCATTGCCACCGGTGGGCTGCTTACCCGCCTTGTCTTCTGCAACCGTTTTCGCAACCAGCCTGCCATTTCCAGCTTCATCGGCCCACCCGGACAGCCACTGGCTCTGTTTTGCTGCGATGCCGACGGGACAGATGCGCGATTTTGGCCTCTACTGCTACGCGAAACGCGAGAGACAGGTCGGATATAAGCAACTCGAGTCCCACGACTCCTCCTCTCGTATCTACCCAGCCTTCTGTCCCTAGCTTCCAATCCTTATCCAACCTACTCGCTCCGCAGCTTGAGCGTATCCTCAGCCGTTGCGGTCTTTACAATATGAGGCTTTCTTTGGTTTCATTGGCTCTGCTAGGGCTGGCCGCAAACCATGCTTTAGCTTTTCCCGCCTCACTCGGTGACGTCAAACGTAATACTGACCACGCGCCATACTTTGATACTGACAAGAGCGCGCTCGATCCGGACCTAACGCTCGGACCAGACATGTTGGGAAGCGATGATGTCGACGAATTTGTGCGTCGCATCGATCAGGTCCTCCAGAGCTACGAACCGGATCTGTCATCGTTTGGTCTCGGTCCGGTGCCCGGTTTCTGGCCAGGTCATCGTCATGGCGATGCACACAATCATGGACCACCTCATGCACATGAGGATGGTCACAAGGACCAGGGCCATCAAGTTCCCGGATCTCGCCCCATTAATGGCAAGCCCCCTAAAGACACCTGCAAGCCCAAACCCCCAAGCGGCGTTTCGCACAAGTGTGAAAAACGAGACTTTACCCCACAGACGCGCGAGTTCGACTGGACCATCACCTACGGTCATTCTGCTCCGGACGGCTTTCTCAAGAAACGTATCCTGGTCAACGGGCAGTCACCCGGACCTCTGATCGAAGCGAATGAAGGCGACACCATCGTTGTCAAGGTCAGAAATTTGCTCGACCAAGGCACCTCGATCCATTGGCACGGCATGTTCCAAAACAGTACGCCCTTCATGGACGGTATTGCCGGATTTTCGCAGTGTCCAATCCCTCCGCGTGGCCATCTCACGTATCGCTTCAAGATTGAGGGTCAGTACGGCTCTTACTGGTGGCACAGCCATTCCAAGATGCAATACACCGACGGTCTTTACGGCGGCTTGATCGTCCACTCCAAGAGAGACCCTTATCAGAAATGTCGAGACtatgacgacgagcgtgtGTTTTTGTTCGCCGACAACTACCACGACTTTGCCGACTACATTGTCCAGCAGCTACTTTCGGCGAATGGCTACAATGGAACGGCGGCAGCACCGTCGCCCCAGTCTGGTCTCATCAATGGAGCAGGTCAGTTTAACTGTGCTGCTTTGGCACATGCTAAGGGGAAGCAGCCAGGTATGCCAACCAGATGCACCCAACTACCCACGCCGACGATGGACGTCGAGCCCAACAAGAAATACCGCTTCCGTTTCATCAACACCGGTTCGCACGCTCAGCAcatcatctcgatcgacaaCCATGAGTTGGAGGTGATCGCCGCAGATGGTACGCCGGTCAAACCGCATAAAGTGCACCGTGTACCGATTCACAATGGTCAGAGGCACGATGTATTTGTTGACACAAACCAAGGTAGCGATGGCGACAGCTTCTTGCTGCGTtcagcgatgatgacggcTTGCTTCTCGTTTGTCGATCCACTGCTTGACCCTGTTGCCAACCTTACGTTGCAGTACAGGTTGCCTGGTAGTAAGATCGCTCCGAAGCGGCCAGTGCCGCACGATTGGAAGGATGCGATGGGCAGCCAGTGTCAAGACCTGAAGGATTCCGAGCTTGTTCCAGCTATCGACACGTCGGTTCCACCGAACCACAATCTGGGCtcgctcggcatcttcAACTCGCAGTTCGGTAACCTGCAGTTGGCCAACGGTACTACGCTCGGTCGGTTCTTTGTCGACAATGTTACGCAGACCAACTACGTCAACAAGCCGTACCTCGAAGTGACGCACGCGGGCGGGCAGATCAACTCGTCCACTGTCGCCTCACTGCTCATCCCGGACGATGTATGGGTTGCAGATATCGTCATCAACAACGAGGACAGCTTCCTGGACCATCCATTTCACCTCCACGCTACTGACATGCACATCGTCGCGCGTGGATCTGGATCTATGACGCAGGCGCAGTGGATAGCTTTGAACCAGAACGCACAGCCTCAAAATGGCAATGCGAGCGCGTTGAATTTGAAGAATCCGCTGAGGAGAGATACAATCACGGTGCCGCGCTCAAGTTTTGTGGTGGTTCGGATCATCCCGGATCTACCGGGTGTTTGGGCGATGCACTGTCACATTGCGATGCATGTGGCCGAGGGATTGATGGCGGCGATTGCGATTCATCCGCACAAGATCCGAGAGTTGAAGTTCAGTCAGGAGGTGTTGGATCTGTGCTTGGTCTCGCGCGCCGCACTGAACGAGGTCGAGCCGGCGTAGATTTGCCAAGACACGCTGCTGAGGTGTAAAGGTTGCAGGTTTCTTCTGtttcgcattcgtgattcgaaTTCCGTGTCGTCTTGGTCAAAATGCTTCTCTGTTCGactcattcacgattggcatGCTCTTTTCACGGACATTCAGACGTTACGATCGTCCCATCGACTGATTTTTGTCCTGTCAACGTCGGCTGGTCGAAGTAAATCCGACAGGTCGTTTGTAAACGGTCGACTACAAGGCAGTGCAGTTGATTGATTGTATCTactgagcttgagcgatgGCAGGGTGTGATTTGGGAAGAAGTGGGAATGCATTGCGTGCAAGGATGAAAAGAAAAGGGTACAAGTACATGTGTTTTGACAAGGATCGGGAGGGAAAAGGGGAACCTCAAATGATTCTTACGCTCCAAGCGCCATCGTTGGGAGGGCCGGCTAGGTCGCCCAAGCCGAAACCGAGCTGTTTGAGGACGTCAGCAGTGGTGTCGTGACCGGTCGCCTTCATGAGTTGTACGAGGTCTTCGCAGACGATGTGACGGCCGGAATGGTAGGCGGTGCCATCGGAGTCATTGACAAAGATGAGTGGGAGGAGGACGTGCGGAGGGATGGGAGCCGAGGTGGGAGAcgagcgtcttgctgtGAGCGCGACTTTGATCATCTCACGAATGGCCGGGAGCGTCACGGTGATGTAGGTTTCGGGATcggtcgaggtcgaggtcgaggtcgaggtcgaggtagAGGGAGCGTTGGTGGAGTGAGATACTTTGAGTGGGCCCAAGCTGCCGGCCCAGACGTCGAGGGGGATTGGGTCCGAGGTGATGGCGGCAGGGACGATAAAGTTGGTTACGGTGGTGACCAGAGTGTGTCTGGTTTGGTCGTAGATGGGCATGGATGTGATCAGTGGGAACGGCGTCATAGGCACCTCACACGGCCCCTCGTCCTTGGACGCCTGAGTAGCACTTGTATCAAAGTAGGAATACTCGAATCGCGAAACGCCAATGACGGTCCACACAAACGCATCGTCCACTTCGTCCACCAGCTTGATTCCCGGTGCATTCTCCTTGGGCACGGCCACCGTCTTGGGTGTTGCGTAGACGACTGAATTGGTCTCGCCCGTATGGTGCTTGTCTGATGTATGGGCAGGAAGCTGGCCCACGCCCAGCGCTTCTTCGTGCGTCTGTGCAAATGCAACTGCCAGAGACTGTTGTCCGACCTTTTCCGGCGAAATGTGCATCCATCCACCAGGGACCATACCACAGAGGTAGCTGCGTGGGGTGGAGAAGTTGgactcgagatgctcggAATCGCCAAATACGGTTTCGCTATCGTTGCTGGGCACGAAGCGCATCAAAGCTACCTTTTGCATTTGTCCAACGGGACCAAACAGGTTGAGATCATCCTTTTCCTTGGTTTCCGATCCAACGTTGGCGCTCGTCGAAGTCGCGCCTGTGGGGGCGGAGCTGACAGCCgtctcaccaccatcgaTCTTGATGGCCGACTGAACACTGCTCCCTGGCTTCTCTATGTGATTGCTTGTCGATGCACCAGCTCCAAGAGACGTAGAAGGATTGGCGTGGGAGACCGACTTGCTGACAGTAGCCAGCTTGTCACGCAAAGCTGGATCGATCGGGACTCTACGAGACTTGTTGCCCGTGCCTGCTTTTAAGAGTACAGACGGCGGATCCAACTGCGGAAGCTGCACCTGGCCTTTATCCACTTTGCACACGACGAGCGGGTCACTACTAAAACCCGTATTGACGTCGGTCAGGACGATGGTTGAACCGTACGTGACGCTGTCCGCTTCGGCTccggcaagctcggcaagcgGAGGTCGTGAAATGAGCGTGATGCGATAGGTGGACCAGTCTCCATTGTGAACAGTGAGATCGCCTccattgctgctgcgcatgTACTTTGTTCGAGCCGTCTGAGAATTGATGCGGTTGTAAAGCGAAATCATGGAGCCGTTCTTTACTTGATTCAGCTCGCCTCTTGGCTTGGCCGTCTTCTTGGAGGATttcgagatgatggtgacaGGTGCCGACTCAAATGAAGCCCACGCCAACTCCTTGGGCAGTCGCGAGAGCACTTCGGAACCATTTTCAATTGGCTCGTTGGCAGGGCTTCCGATACTCATGGCAGGTGAAAGAGCGTCGGCAGCCCGTGACTTTTTGAGCGGGCTGAAGATGGGCAGATGCGGCTCTAGTCCTGAAGGGCGCAGAAGATTAAGTTGTAGGCGGAACGATTTAGACCGACCGGTAGGTGTCACGTagagc encodes the following:
- a CDS encoding putative 20S proteasome subunit beta 7, which encodes MINFHPGQSWSSQPNQAYVNMGTPSFSTAAASSSSDPTSHTSQPIVTGTSVLGIKYKDGIMLATDTLASYGSLARFMDITRISQFGQNTLIGASGDMSDWQYVQHMLNKLITSEDVAADGHNLTPTQIYAYLARVMYQRRSKINPLWNSFVLGGVDPKDGTPFLGYVDLLGTTFTSSTIATGFGLHLAQPLLRKMVEGREDTLTEAEAKEILENCMKVLFYRDARSLNRFRIAKVTRDGCEISEPYSVPTSWGFAEMLRGYGPQTQ
- a CDS encoding phosphatidylinositol-3,5-bisphosphate 5-phosphatase (related to FIG4 - polyphosphoinositide phosphatase family member); its protein translation is MTDTRDQAEPGMKTTTTSLPPASAVSLSNSADQVQPESSTPTVASLSLSRSPEQVAVFAEHAARREGNASPTDTHAKPNVTQPTPKEVRATTATNIKTANTIPDPAVSLSTSRPNMLPPPKLSTAASSFINPTPTLTPGSTWGPSAASAAAARAEAAEPGRIGDLKRFTLWETKTRFYLVAYNTSQTRFRILKVDRTPPSASLPSRANVDYERTRDHNVSTINGAQPSQPATPSAISVNSSAALQPPAKSVDAKADVGKVTRVNTPASTADCSVHGQRYLSLDDPQICRLNRRMLDAKQIPRDAGTASAATAAAPSTKPATGASSSKLTATPNSGADANPNTAAGISTPKLGEPSPTQKAAGSTSKAAPADWELNVTSDRVVYSRTQLAELLEMIREGNRATGGLHEVGRFFGIVGFIRFTSTYYMVLISRRSVVALIGGHYIYHCDETVILPVCHASVLASLPGRTKLVEQEEARLLHLFKQVDLSKNFYFSYTYDLTKTLQDNLTSSPGDPLEQASSVSPSNKPLTAWGYNEKFIWNHYLLLPAFAASEHLQPHEDPRNEWVLPLVYGFVDQAKLSVLNRTIYTTLIARRSRHFAGARFLKRGINERGHVANDVETEQIVSEALTTPFFAPGRKRFEPRDRHPPPKSSAVRAGPDLIRASRLREKPISPPAFPVVASTHGRKNSKRCIQHNAEGDDEVDDDECFDYLPLDASPRYTSYVMMRGSIPVYWTQDSTNMSPRPPIEISLVDPYYSAAALHFDELFHRYGTPVIVLNLIKSKEKQEREGKLLRAFTECISYLNQFLPSDKKIRYIAWDMSRASKDHGQDVIGILEDIAQETLDTTHFFHSGPEPGAVRSQVSAQSNLPARRETVLLQEGVARVNCVDCLDRTNAAQFIIGKAAFGRQLHALGLLDDPSLPFDSDAVNMLTEMYHDLGDTIAMQYGGSALAHTTDTYRKINQWTSHSRDVLESMKRYYANSFADADKQAAINLFLGVDPSAPDFSPHVFPEIIVMPSAGTARGEHDARGGGAKAVRAVPFRPHYQNWFDPLHLKPRGSIEARQRRLKEVANADAGFWAEYYRPSLFTDLNRHHAFKMTAVHQYSDLHGGVSHTSGGLGMPHSQSTGALSMYPTQMGGTGDLSRHTRSASNSSLSSVTINSVQAELMGAYPSPFKPRGGVADSTAYRHPARRSIDDAHSFSTQSSATMVNDPRSPISPQDGQLVPALPANSTSTLPPSKAIIGGVRRWISINRPGGSPRLGGMGHRKSKRYSIASSVGGDDENGDPRRNDSVTSDCKSGVPGAHASLSSANVNGGFDPHTFNFAGRWQTVNPVGPAVAGSNVAIEAALTKACNPQISEEEESEYAFYTTQFLNEYARPNDSDDVDDIVDATDLARGHAKQARTVRAALTDHHLIDEKDIQIYEEGVAVSDGKPAAVERFVCYSVIDPVLVTHANTASQLAFPIANTAYQPIPMSAAGSTSTATGAIPAQPAPGASGLTASEAKIRAYSSWLSLGQTKLTSF
- a CDS encoding uncharacterized protein (related to FET5 - multicopper oxidase) codes for the protein MRLSLVSLALLGLAANHALAFPASLGDVKRNTDHAPYFDTDKSALDPDLTLGPDMLGSDDVDEFVRRIDQVLQSYEPDLSSFGLGPVPGFWPGHRHGDAHNHGPPHAHEDGHKDQGHQVPGSRPINGKPPKDTCKPKPPSGVSHKCEKRDFTPQTREFDWTITYGHSAPDGFLKKRILVNGQSPGPLIEANEGDTIVVKVRNLLDQGTSIHWHGMFQNSTPFMDGIAGFSQCPIPPRGHLTYRFKIEGQYGSYWWHSHSKMQYTDGLYGGLIVHSKRDPYQKCRDYDDERVFLFADNYHDFADYIVQQLLSANGYNGTAAAPSPQSGLINGAGQFNCAALAHAKGKQPGMPTRCTQLPTPTMDVEPNKKYRFRFINTGSHAQHIISIDNHELEVIAADGTPVKPHKVHRVPIHNGQRHDVFVDTNQGSDGDSFLLRSAMMTACFSFVDPLLDPVANLTLQYRLPGSKIAPKRPVPHDWKDAMGSQCQDLKDSELVPAIDTSVPPNHNLGSLGIFNSQFGNLQLANGTTLGRFFVDNVTQTNYVNKPYLEVTHAGGQINSSTVASLLIPDDVWVADIVINNEDSFLDHPFHLHATDMHIVARGSGSMTQAQWIALNQNAQPQNGNASALNLKNPLRRDTITVPRSSFVVVRIIPDLPGVWAMHCHIAMHVAEGLMAAIAIHPHKIRELKFSQEVLDLCLVSRAALNEVEPA
- a CDS encoding uncharacterized protein (related to PRP11 - pre-mRNA splicing factor), translating into MDFSSRGGNKGGGIAGASESNVDRRDRLRKLALETIDLAKDPYLLKNHLGGLECRLCLTLHTNEGSYLAHTQGKKHQTNLARRAAREAKENAYDSNKLITASAAESVPKKQFVKIGRPGYKVSKVREPLLEGGEGGRLGLLFQISLPEIKQGVMPMHRFMGSFEQKIETPDRNYQYLVVAAEPYETIAFKLQSREIDRKDTGLVTSSAPGARPKPEPSTWSYFDPDGKTFSIQVMFK